ACGCGGCCTCTCCGCGCTCGGCGCTGCGACAGGCCATCACGACGGTGGCGCCGCGCCGGGCCAGCTCCACCGTGGTGGCGAGTCCCACTCCCGAATTGGCGCCTGTCACGATCACCGTCTTGTTCTTCATCCGTCCGACTCCTGGCTGTGGGGTATCCGGGAAGGGAGTCCGGATGGCCATCGGGCCCATCTAGCGTTCCCCGCGCCCATCCGCTAGTCGACACGCGCGGGCGGAGATGAGCGCCCGCACCGTTGCCATGCGAGCGGGCCATCCCTACCTCCCGGCCATGAAAATGAACGCATGGATCATGGTCGTCGGTGTGGCGGGCCTCCTCGGTTGCGGTTCGACCATCGCCGACATCACCGACAAGCAGTCGGACGCGGTGAACGCGGTGGCCGACAGCACGTGCGACCGCTACGACGAATGCGGCGAGATCGCCTCCGGGAAGAAGTACACCACGCGCGACGAGTGCATGACCGCGGAGAAGGGCAACTGGAACAGCCGCTGGCCCGTGGCGGAGTGTGACAACCGCATCAACGGAGACAAGCTCCAGTTCTGTCTGGACGCCATCGCCGCGACGTCGTGTACCAACGTGCTCGATCAGATCAACACGGCCCTCGCCAAGTGCCCGCAGTCCGACGTGTGCAGCGGGGACTGAGCCACCGCACGGCGTGAGCGAAGAAGACACGGCGAGGGCCTGGAATCTCCTGGTTCCAGGCCCTCGCCGCGTTCAGGGAAGGGACTCTCCCCAATCCCTCCCCCCGTTCTGGTCGCCGTCTACTTCACGCCCACCGCCGTCCAGGCGTCCTTCACCTTCTGCACCTCCACCGACTTCGCGCCGTACAGGTCCGTGGCCGCCTGGATGGTGGCCTCGCGCGCCTGGGCGAAGTTGGTGTTGGGCGTCATGTACGTGGTGAGCGCCCGACCGAAGATCTTCTGGCTCTTCTCCATGCCGATGCCGCCGTCCACGCCCAGGCCCGACGTGCGATTCTTCCCGCCCTCGGTCACCAGGTAGAAGGCGTTGTTGGCGATGCCGCTCGAGCCGTGCACCTCCGTCTGCTTCGGGTAGTTGCTGTAGTGGTCGACCGAGTAGCCATCCTTGGTCGGATCGTCCATGTAGCGCAGCGCATCCCCGGTGCCGTTGGCCGGCGTCCACGCGTCCTCGCCCACCTTCCAGTCGAACTCCACCGACTTGTTCTTCTGCGCGGCGTACCACTCCACGCCCGAGCCGATGATGTCGCTGAAGGACTCGTTGAGGCCGCCGGACTCGCCGTCGTAGATGAGGCCCGCGGTGCGCTCGGTGAGGCCGTGGGCGATCTCGTGGCCCGCGATGTCCAGCGTGGTGAGCGGACCGGCGTTCTTCCCGTCGCCATCGCCGTAGTTCATCTTCTCGCCGTCCCAGTAGGCGTTGACCATGGCGCCGCCGTCCTGCTCGTTCACGTGCACGTAGGAGACGAGCTTCTCGCCCTTGCCATCCAGCGAGTTGCGGCCCAGCACGTCCTTCATGAAGTCGTACGTCATCTCCGCGCCGTAGTGCGCGTCCACCGCCGCCTTGTTGCGCGCGTTGTCACCCGCCTCGCCCCACACGTCGTTGGCGTCGGTGAAGGGCGTCGTGCCACTGGCCGTCGACTTGTTCTTCGCGTCGTACGTCACCACGCCCCCACCCCGGCTCTTGTCCTCCAGCGTGTAGGTGCCGTTGGCCTGCTTCGTGGTCGAGAGGTCCACCTTGCCGCTGTACATCGTGGTGTCGTTGCCCTTGCCGGCGGGCGTACCCGGAGCCGGCGTGGAGGGCGTGGTCGGAGTGGACGGGCCCGCCTTGGCGTGCGGCACCTCGATGCCGCCCATCTGATCGAAGCTCTTGAAGAGCTCACCGGTGTTGGCGTCCACCAGGTAGTTCATGCGGCGCGGACGCTCCTCGGCGCCGAGGGACGAGGTCTTGGTGAGCTGCACGTGGTAGGCGGCGCGGTAGTTGCCGTCCTTGTCCTGGGCGACGACGCGCTCGGAGGTGGGGGCGCGGTCCGTGGTGCCGGCGAACTGCTTCTGGGCGATGGCGAGCGCGTCCTTGGCCTCGAGCTTCACG
Above is a window of Cystobacter fuscus DNA encoding:
- a CDS encoding M4 family metallopeptidase, giving the protein MQINNKQSPIVSSSSTSTAPAAPAAPQEPVATPKGETPAATGFGAGSTFATASRPAVALSAGQVASAAASVGPLALDSQEAKNAIQKSLAHLRSTAPTAGRGLVAGGDVSSKLTPRQVFKDELGMTHVRLDRTHEGTKVFAEQVISHLDKDGKVASTTGTLSNIPNGLGSAPVKLEAKDALAIAQKQFAGTTDRAPTSERVVAQDKDGNYRAAYHVQLTKTSSLGAEERPRRMNYLVDANTGELFKSFDQMGGIEVPHAKAGPSTPTTPSTPAPGTPAGKGNDTTMYSGKVDLSTTKQANGTYTLEDKSRGGGVVTYDAKNKSTASGTTPFTDANDVWGEAGDNARNKAAVDAHYGAEMTYDFMKDVLGRNSLDGKGEKLVSYVHVNEQDGGAMVNAYWDGEKMNYGDGDGKNAGPLTTLDIAGHEIAHGLTERTAGLIYDGESGGLNESFSDIIGSGVEWYAAQKNKSVEFDWKVGEDAWTPANGTGDALRYMDDPTKDGYSVDHYSNYPKQTEVHGSSGIANNAFYLVTEGGKNRTSGLGVDGGIGMEKSQKIFGRALTTYMTPNTNFAQAREATIQAATDLYGAKSVEVQKVKDAWTAVGVK
- a CDS encoding DUF6184 family natural product biosynthesis lipoprotein; translated protein: MVVGVAGLLGCGSTIADITDKQSDAVNAVADSTCDRYDECGEIASGKKYTTRDECMTAEKGNWNSRWPVAECDNRINGDKLQFCLDAIAATSCTNVLDQINTALAKCPQSDVCSGD